In Candidatus Eisenbacteria bacterium, a single genomic region encodes these proteins:
- a CDS encoding porin, giving the protein MSLPFREAGGRRTSISKVWRWIPLGLAFLLLSTTSSPSRGQEAAAPDPAAMDTTLAAGEADAQKPAQRGLAKYNHWDWGFTTFRIGYGFLVDFVTHRQEDVAKEQVLTKDDAGLRDFRFMFKGKLATQRDITWTAGVMYDGGTKDWHMRQTGFMIAVPEINSHFFIGRTKEGYSQYKHMAGYDLWTFERTLFLDAFIPILGDGAKWIYNMPGHRLGWQLSYFNDATSEKEKFATYDQQVVARVTFLPIFSEANKELMHIAVMGRDVKPDEGQFQARSRPESYLTPYFVDTGKFPSDHARTFGLEAYYRKGPWLYGAEYGWQRMDAPTVGDPSFQGGNVTMVWLVTGETRGYNNVSGYFNAVSPKRTIFEGGPGALETSLNLSYMDLDSGTLRGGKFWRITPAVKWHMMDYLRIELAYGYGVLDRFDQQGATHFFQGRFITGL; this is encoded by the coding sequence ATGTCGCTTCCGTTCCGCGAGGCCGGCGGCCGCCGGACGAGCATCTCGAAGGTGTGGCGCTGGATCCCTCTGGGTCTGGCGTTCTTGCTTCTGTCGACGACCTCCTCCCCTTCACGGGGGCAGGAAGCGGCGGCGCCCGACCCGGCGGCGATGGACACCACGCTCGCGGCCGGTGAGGCGGATGCGCAGAAACCCGCCCAGCGAGGTTTGGCCAAGTACAACCACTGGGACTGGGGTTTCACCACGTTCCGGATCGGCTACGGCTTCCTGGTCGACTTCGTGACCCACAGGCAGGAAGACGTGGCCAAGGAGCAGGTGCTGACGAAGGACGACGCGGGGTTGCGCGACTTCCGCTTCATGTTCAAGGGAAAGCTCGCCACGCAGCGGGACATCACGTGGACTGCGGGCGTCATGTACGACGGCGGGACCAAGGACTGGCACATGCGCCAGACCGGATTCATGATCGCCGTGCCCGAGATCAACAGCCACTTCTTCATCGGCCGCACGAAGGAGGGCTACTCCCAGTACAAGCACATGGCCGGATACGACCTCTGGACCTTCGAGCGAACCCTGTTCCTGGATGCGTTCATTCCGATCCTGGGGGACGGCGCGAAGTGGATCTACAACATGCCCGGACATCGGCTGGGCTGGCAGCTCAGCTACTTCAACGACGCGACCTCCGAGAAGGAGAAGTTCGCCACCTACGACCAGCAGGTCGTGGCGCGCGTGACCTTCTTGCCCATTTTCTCCGAGGCCAACAAGGAGCTGATGCACATCGCGGTGATGGGCCGCGACGTCAAGCCCGACGAGGGCCAGTTCCAGGCCCGCTCGCGGCCGGAGTCCTACCTCACTCCGTACTTCGTCGACACCGGCAAGTTCCCCTCGGATCACGCGCGCACCTTCGGACTCGAGGCCTACTATCGCAAGGGTCCGTGGCTCTATGGCGCCGAGTACGGCTGGCAGAGGATGGACGCCCCAACCGTCGGGGACCCGTCCTTCCAGGGCGGCAACGTCACGATGGTATGGCTCGTCACCGGCGAGACTCGGGGCTACAACAACGTCAGCGGCTACTTCAACGCGGTCTCGCCCAAGCGGACCATCTTCGAAGGCGGGCCAGGCGCGTTGGAGACGTCTTTGAACCTGTCGTACATGGACCTCGACAGCGGGACGCTTCGGGGTGGCAAGTTCTGGCGGATCACGCCGGCGGTGAAGTGGCACATGATGGACTACCTGCGGATCGAGCTGGCCTACGGGTATGGCGTGCTCGACCGCTTCGACCAGCAAGGCGCCACGCACTTCTTTCAGGGGCGATTCATCACCGGACTCTAG
- a CDS encoding endonuclease/exonuclease/phosphatase family protein, which translates to MAIAIALAFGLQPTEAAARTGDTLTVVTLNLWHDQHDWPKRLSVILGELRRIRPDVLCLQEVLQNPSLRNQAETLADSLGCRMQFASVDGPERPKRYGNAVLTPHRVLASGERNLDPADDYRAVAHVRFEWRGRRIDAYSTHLHHTPEGGPIRAKQIRHLLAYVDSTRGEGPVVLAGDFNAELHTPEMGLLTPRYVDAFRAVHPKATRDEASTYNKRFGPDPGVIDHVFVDKKARPKLLPVATELIFRGVGPDSVWASDHYGLVAKLAASRK; encoded by the coding sequence GTGGCGATCGCCATCGCACTCGCCTTCGGCCTGCAGCCCACCGAGGCTGCGGCCCGAACCGGCGACACGCTCACGGTGGTGACGCTCAACCTCTGGCACGATCAGCACGACTGGCCCAAGCGGCTGAGCGTGATCCTCGGCGAGCTGCGGCGAATCCGGCCTGATGTCCTGTGCCTTCAGGAGGTGCTGCAGAACCCGAGTCTCCGCAATCAAGCGGAGACGCTGGCCGACAGCCTGGGCTGCCGGATGCAGTTCGCGAGCGTCGATGGCCCCGAACGTCCCAAGCGCTACGGGAACGCCGTGCTCACGCCCCACCGGGTGCTGGCCAGCGGCGAGCGGAATCTCGATCCGGCGGACGACTACCGCGCCGTCGCGCACGTGCGGTTCGAATGGCGAGGTCGCAGGATCGACGCCTACTCCACGCATCTCCACCATACGCCGGAGGGCGGACCAATCCGCGCGAAGCAGATTCGCCACCTGCTCGCCTACGTGGACTCGACGCGCGGGGAGGGGCCGGTGGTGCTGGCCGGGGACTTCAACGCCGAGCTGCACACGCCGGAGATGGGTCTCTTGACCCCACGCTACGTCGATGCGTTTCGCGCCGTTCATCCCAAGGCGACGCGCGACGAAGCCAGCACCTACAACAAGCGCTTCGGGCCCGACCCGGGCGTCATCGATCACGTCTTCGTCGACAAGAAAGCGAGGCCGAAGCTGCTGCCGGTCGCGACCGAGCTGATCTTCCGCGGCGTCGGTCCCGACAGTGTGTGGGCTTCCGATCACTACGGTCTGGTCGCGAAGCTCGCGGCTTCCAGGAAGTAA
- a CDS encoding serine hydrolase: MATPRTKEDWLRAARLALLHRGPHGVRVEALARTLGVTKGSFYWHFKDRRELMEILLREWEDEAQILTDALKSARPLDALPAIVEELGRRNLSSERGESASDAAIFSWAALDAHVAKRTQLAEQKRMQLFRRLTGRRDLADLFYYAYHGFLLRRRRVPSAAGDWAALSRLVLRAFMPKAKSRRARKTRRAPRLASLVGVALLACLTHGCTTMRILRHRDPAADRPREIFPQRIVHRPERPAGWVIAPPGHVNFDTVTVRDVDMQMRPLAEYLQRREARAFIIVRDDTILYERYLDGYDASTTSSSFSVTKSVTSALLGRAIASGAIRSLDDSVTAYVPELANHAAYAGVTLRQLLGMQSGIAYTRTNGSAFHDLRSDDAQFYYATNRDKALLGQKREDPPGVRWAYKDSDTEALGWALASATRKTLAEQLEAGIWKPIGAEHDASWDLDRKDGRESASSGLNATARDLAKFGRLYLDGGKADGVQIVPHDWVAASTTRDTARTEPEVVTWWQMQHQHYWWIPLQNWDAERDFFADGSRGQRIYVHPPSRLVIVQLANDSDQEFPFRKIVHAWMQEPFRYPVSIPNRLLAAARGGVGPDSLKRLYRRLADAAHARPADFVISEAGLISVGQTLMGDEGRTAAGITVLELAVERSPRSYRAREALAAGYEKAGRMEKAMAEYREALRLSPQLARLSASKLEASH, encoded by the coding sequence ATGGCCACCCCGCGAACGAAAGAAGACTGGCTACGCGCCGCGCGGCTCGCTCTGCTCCACCGCGGGCCGCACGGTGTGCGCGTCGAGGCGCTCGCGCGCACGCTGGGCGTGACGAAGGGAAGCTTCTACTGGCACTTCAAGGACCGCCGGGAGCTCATGGAGATCCTGCTTCGCGAATGGGAAGACGAAGCCCAGATCCTGACCGATGCCCTGAAGAGCGCCCGCCCGCTGGACGCGCTTCCCGCGATCGTGGAGGAGCTCGGGCGCAGGAATCTCTCGAGTGAGCGAGGGGAGTCCGCCTCGGATGCCGCGATCTTCTCGTGGGCCGCTCTCGATGCCCACGTCGCGAAGCGCACCCAGCTCGCCGAGCAGAAGCGGATGCAGCTCTTCCGCCGCCTCACCGGACGTCGCGACCTGGCGGACCTCTTCTATTACGCCTATCACGGCTTCCTGCTGCGCCGGCGCCGCGTGCCTTCCGCCGCCGGAGACTGGGCGGCCCTGTCGCGGCTCGTGCTCAGGGCATTCATGCCGAAGGCGAAGTCGCGCCGGGCTCGAAAGACCCGGAGAGCCCCTCGCCTGGCGTCGCTCGTGGGCGTCGCGTTGCTGGCCTGCCTGACCCACGGCTGCACGACGATGCGCATTCTCCGCCATCGCGATCCGGCCGCGGACCGGCCGCGCGAGATCTTTCCGCAGCGGATCGTCCACCGCCCGGAGCGGCCCGCCGGATGGGTGATCGCACCCCCGGGCCACGTGAACTTCGACACCGTGACGGTCCGTGACGTCGACATGCAGATGCGACCGCTCGCCGAGTATCTGCAGCGGCGGGAGGCCCGCGCGTTCATCATCGTTCGGGACGATACGATCCTCTACGAGCGCTACCTCGACGGCTACGACGCCTCCACCACGTCGTCTTCGTTCTCCGTGACCAAGTCGGTCACGTCGGCGCTGCTCGGGCGCGCGATCGCGAGCGGCGCGATTCGCAGCCTCGACGATTCGGTGACCGCCTACGTTCCCGAGCTCGCGAACCATGCGGCCTACGCCGGCGTCACGCTCCGGCAACTGTTGGGGATGCAGTCCGGGATCGCGTACACGCGGACCAACGGCAGCGCTTTCCACGACCTCCGATCCGACGACGCGCAGTTCTACTACGCCACCAACCGCGACAAGGCGCTGCTCGGGCAGAAGCGCGAAGACCCGCCGGGCGTTCGCTGGGCCTACAAGGACAGCGACACCGAGGCGCTGGGATGGGCGCTCGCCAGCGCGACCAGGAAGACGCTCGCCGAGCAGCTCGAAGCGGGAATCTGGAAGCCGATCGGCGCCGAGCACGACGCGAGCTGGGACCTCGATCGAAAGGATGGTCGCGAAAGCGCCTCATCGGGACTCAATGCGACCGCACGTGACCTGGCGAAGTTCGGGCGCCTCTACCTGGATGGCGGCAAGGCGGACGGGGTCCAGATCGTGCCTCACGACTGGGTTGCCGCATCGACGACGCGAGACACCGCGCGCACCGAGCCCGAAGTCGTCACGTGGTGGCAGATGCAGCACCAGCACTACTGGTGGATCCCATTGCAGAACTGGGATGCCGAGCGGGACTTCTTCGCGGACGGCTCGAGGGGGCAGCGCATCTACGTCCATCCGCCGTCGCGCCTGGTCATCGTCCAGCTCGCCAACGACAGCGACCAGGAATTCCCGTTCCGCAAGATCGTCCACGCATGGATGCAGGAGCCGTTTCGCTATCCGGTCAGCATCCCCAACCGCCTCCTGGCCGCCGCACGCGGAGGGGTGGGACCGGATTCGCTGAAGCGGCTCTACCGGAGACTGGCCGATGCCGCCCATGCTCGACCCGCCGACTTCGTGATCAGCGAGGCTGGGCTGATCTCCGTGGGACAGACGCTGATGGGCGACGAGGGCCGGACGGCCGCCGGTATCACAGTGCTCGAGCTCGCGGTCGAGCGGTCGCCTCGCTCGTACCGGGCGCGGGAAGCGCTCGCTGCCGGCTATGAGAAGGCCGGCAGGATGGAGAAGGCGATGGCAGAGTACCGCGAGGCATTGCGGCTCTCGCCGCAACTGGCCAGGCTCTCGGCGAGCAAGCTCGAAGCTTCCCACTGA